In Pseudodesulfovibrio hydrargyri, a single window of DNA contains:
- a CDS encoding Rossmann-like domain-containing protein → MKSVFDTVCERALDLWTREGLLDETITVTAAPLSVKEAIGTPEGNDFPIQKGKEKLMEANFHGARGQAFTDHYGNYSGTLRQIAALPRDDNYHRAVFISTMNAVSRSLGQTGNTVHCRDTGPAECAKGVFRYIDDYYGKGRVTIIGFQPTLAQAVSSETDVRLVDLDPDNIGQTKRGVLVEGGEATADAVDWADLLLVTGTTLANSSIDLFLTGKPVLFYGTTIAGAASLMGWNRYCPQSS, encoded by the coding sequence ATGAAAAGCGTTTTTGACACCGTGTGCGAACGAGCCCTCGACCTCTGGACCCGTGAGGGGCTCCTGGACGAGACCATCACCGTGACCGCCGCGCCCCTGAGCGTGAAGGAGGCCATCGGCACGCCCGAGGGCAACGACTTCCCCATCCAGAAGGGCAAGGAAAAGCTGATGGAGGCCAATTTCCACGGCGCGCGCGGCCAGGCCTTCACCGACCACTACGGCAACTACTCCGGCACGCTGCGCCAGATCGCCGCTCTGCCGCGCGACGACAACTACCACCGGGCCGTGTTCATCTCGACCATGAACGCCGTAAGCCGCTCCCTGGGGCAGACGGGCAACACGGTCCATTGCCGCGACACCGGACCCGCCGAATGCGCCAAGGGCGTGTTCCGCTACATCGACGACTATTACGGCAAGGGGCGCGTGACCATCATCGGCTTCCAGCCCACCCTGGCCCAGGCCGTGAGCAGCGAGACCGACGTCCGACTGGTGGACCTGGACCCGGACAACATCGGCCAGACCAAGCGGGGCGTATTGGTGGAAGGCGGTGAGGCCACGGCCGACGCCGTGGATTGGGCCGACCTGCTGCTGGTCACCGGCACCACCCTGGCCAACTCGTCCATCGACCTCTTTCTCACCGGCAAACCCGTGCTGT